In the genome of Geotrypetes seraphini chromosome 16, aGeoSer1.1, whole genome shotgun sequence, one region contains:
- the LOC117350893 gene encoding insulin receptor substrate 1-A-like isoform X3: protein MNVRRCGHSENYFFIEVGRSAVTGPGEFWMQVEDSVVAQNMHETVLEAMKALSDEFRLRSKSQSLASNPISVPPRRHHSNPPPSQVGFFRRSRVPPEAHSSSPALKHDAQRVSMTTEDNGESRLASEEESPASSTPTLCAKSLKGSGGTKLHLPVNNRSTPVPSTSSASLSSPVRTNSLGPDCIYTQTSNISVSESPNDYSFISSDECGSSPSDYSRPSYDPLSYLPLSLEDSNLNYISMTIRGSLSQEGQCHRRLSKWTPGRDGKTERNLNRQASLGRVTLNMPQRQDSGEYTRMVRTPSRESFTPPAKLVLPSDPDSVDMSHGEAQQETGKIGLTDNGYMAMLPGILPVGQGKSDDYMPMTSNSVSPPQHIEGTRSEVSGYMVMSPNGSCSPDIIAYRRSWAHADKFSVGSNDSKMSGSDYMNMSPLSRSASSTPPDVSPHLADDAPKMVYSCYSLPCCHEHTSVEMMACPSNPSTSSSSQFSCSSSTSSDSLDEPDHHHNYSQSRHYLAQKGGSCVPKNGKAHRPVSLFVDVSKANTLPKVRGTPLPPETKSPGEYVSIAFKAAAPRRPLPRPVSCIGGFHDLPTVALSSEYMNMDLGLSSSCSQIHGKSITDSKPQRKPYGAMVEECLWQENAESCLTLIKSPTLSDYTEMAFSAGAETPKSSSPKESETNLMEHLGPLSAQRLSPNPSQGPKLIRVDSQSRRRHCSETFLSVPAGTVTLSVPYADHTKRHSSASFENVWSKAESGATPTAASERSGSVPRCVPAVLEHGLNYIDLDLAKDSFQEGPPMQARVQLHSNSCGVAGLNSYASIDFDKSEELRSQKNSKDGTEC, encoded by the coding sequence ATGAATGTCCGGCGATGCGGGCACTCGGAAAACTACTTCTTCATTGAAGTGGGCCGCTCCGCAGTGACTGGGCCTGGCGAGTTTTGGATGCAGGTTGAGGACTCTGTGGTAGCCCAAAACATGCATGAGACTGTCCTAGAAGCCATGAAAGCGCTAAGTGACGAGTTCCGCCTTCGTAGTAAGAGCCAGTCGCTTGCCTCCAACCCTATATCCGTGCCACCTCGTCGCCACCATTCTAACCCTCCTCCTAGTCAAGTGGGTTTTTTCCGAAGGTCCAGGGTGCCACCTGAAGCCCACAGTTCATCTCCAGCCCTCAAGCATGATGCCCAGAGGGTGAGTATGACCACTGAGGATAATGGTGAATCCAGACTAGCCTCGGAAGAGGAAAGCCCAGCTAGCTCTACACCTACTCTTTGTGCCAAGTCCCTAAAGGGAAGTGGAGGAACTAAGCTTCACCTTCCTGTGAATAATAGGTCTACTCCAGTGCCTTCAACTTCTTCAGCCTCCCTATCTAGCCCAGTCAGGACTAACAGTCTTGGTCCAGATTGCATCTACACCCAGACCTCTAACATCTCTGTTTCTGAATCCCCCAATGACTACAGCTTTATATCCTCGGATGAGTGTGGATCCAGTCCCAGTGACTACTCCAGGCCCTCCTATGATCCGCTGAGCTACCTGCCTTTATCTTTGGAAGACAGTAACCTCAATTACATTAGTATGACCATACGAGGCTCCCTTTCTCAGGAAGGACAGTGCCATAGGCGATTGTCAAAGTGGACACCTGGCAGAGATGGGAAAACGGAGCGGAACCTGAACAGGCAGGCATCTTTGGGGAGGGTAACATTGAACATGCCTCAGAGACAAGACAGCGGAGAGTACACCAGGATGGTGCGGACACCGAGCAGGGAATCCTTCACACCTCCTGCCAAACTAGTGTTGCCATCTGATCCAGATTCTGTAGATATGAGTCATGGGGAGGCTCAGCAAGAGACTGGCAAGATTGGCCTTACAGATAATGGCTACATGGCCATGCTTCCAGGCATCTTGCCTGTTGGCCAAGGCAAGAGTGATGACTATATGCCGATGACGTCCAACAGTGTGTCTCCTCCCCAGCATATTGAAGGTACCAGGTCAGAGGTCAGTGGCTACATGGTGATGTCTCCCAATGGGAGCTGCTCTCCAGACATCATCGCCTACCGCCGCAGCTGGGCTCATGCGGATAAGTTCTCCGTAGGCAGCAACGATAGCAAAATGTCTGGTAGTGACTATATGAATATGTCTCCTCTGAGCCGCTCAGCATCCAGCACCCCACCTGATGTCAGCCCTCACCTGGCAGATGATGCCCCTAAGATGGTCTATTCATGCTACTCACTGCCATGCTGCCACGAGCACACCTCGGTTGAGATGATGGCCTGTCCTTCCAACCCATCCACCAGCTCCTCTAGTCAGTTCTCCTGCTCTTCATCCACTAGTAGCGACAGCCTGGATGAACCAGATCACCACCACAATTACAGCCAGTCGCGGCATTATCTCGCCCAGAAGGGTGGAAGCTGTGTGCCCAAGAATGGGAAGGCACACCGGCCGGTCAGCCTTTTCGTTGATGTCTCTAAAGCTAACACACTTCCCAAGGTTCGGGGGACCCCACTACCTCCAGAAACAAAGAGCCCAGGGGAGTACGTTAGCATAGCTTTCAAGGCAGCAGCTCCCAGGCGACCTCTCCCACGCCCTGTTTCCTGCATTGGAGGCTTCCACGATTTGCCCACAGTGGCGCTCTCTTCTGAATATATGAACATGGATTTGGGCCTTTCCAGCAGCTGTTCTCAAATACATGGAAAATCGATTACGGACAGTAAGCCACAGAGAAAACCCTATGGGGCTATGGTGGAGGAATGTTTGTGGCAAGAAAACGCTGAATCCTGCCTTACCTTAATCAAGTCACCCACATTGAGTGACTACACAGAGATGGCCTTCAGTGCAGGGGCTGAAACTCCCAAGTCCTCTTCACCTAAAGAATCGGAAACCAACCTGATGGAACACCTGGGGCCCCTTTCTGCCCAGAGGCTCAGCCCCAACCCCAGCCAGGGTCCAAAATTGATTCGGGTGGACTCTCAGAGTCGGAGGCGCCACTGCTCCGAGACCTTCTTGTCTGTGCCGGCTGGCACGGTTACCCTCTCGGTACCTTACGCTGATCATACCAAGCGCCACAGCTCTGCCTCTTTTGAGAACGTTTGGTCCAAGGCCGAGTCGGGCGCCACGCCCACAGCGGCAAGCGAACGATCGGGAAGCGTCCCGCGCTGCGTCCCTGCGGTCCTGGAACATGGCTTGAACTACATAGACTTGGATTTGGCCAAGGACAGTTTCCAGGAGGGCCCTCCTATGCAAGCAAGGGTCCAGCTTCACAGCAACAGCTGCGGGGTTGCTGGTCTCAACTCCTATGCCAGCATTGACTTTGACAAGTCAGAAGAGCTCCGAAGCCAGAAGAATAGCAAGGATGGTACAG